In a genomic window of Arachnia rubra:
- a CDS encoding BsuBI/PstI family type II restriction endonuclease, translating to MNELNEAAFEYVEDARIVLETLGMDAERSNERSALVLLALLRLTPSESWAEAANPMLGTRAIMDFIRDEYGKEYAPNTRETVRRFTLHQFVEAQLVVQNPDEPRRPINSPKWNYQITAEALDVLRAYGTDNWQPAVDQYLADLPGLKSRYAAAREMNRIPLTLPDGSTFTLTPGGQNVLLKVMVEDFCPRFTPGGQVLYIGDAGDKWALFERNALASLNVKVKEHGKMPDLVIYLPDRNWLVLLEAASSHGPVDSKRQAELANLFAGSTAGLVYISCFPDRAEFRKYVDKLAWESEVWCADHPTHMIHYNGERFLGPYG from the coding sequence ATGAACGAGTTAAACGAGGCTGCCTTTGAATATGTGGAAGATGCCAGAATCGTTCTTGAAACGCTCGGCATGGACGCCGAGCGCAGCAATGAGCGATCGGCATTGGTGCTCTTAGCACTTCTGCGACTCACACCATCCGAGTCTTGGGCCGAGGCCGCCAACCCCATGCTCGGCACGCGGGCGATCATGGACTTCATCCGCGATGAGTACGGTAAAGAGTACGCGCCGAACACACGCGAGACAGTCCGCCGGTTCACACTGCATCAGTTCGTGGAGGCGCAACTCGTCGTGCAGAACCCCGACGAACCACGGCGCCCCATCAACTCACCGAAGTGGAACTACCAGATCACGGCTGAGGCCTTGGACGTACTGCGTGCATATGGTACCGACAACTGGCAGCCAGCTGTGGACCAATATCTCGCTGATCTGCCGGGCCTCAAGTCCCGCTACGCTGCTGCGCGCGAAATGAATCGCATCCCGCTTACGCTTCCCGATGGGTCGACCTTCACGCTGACGCCCGGTGGCCAGAATGTGCTGCTCAAGGTGATGGTCGAGGACTTCTGCCCTCGCTTCACCCCCGGCGGACAGGTGCTGTACATTGGCGATGCAGGCGACAAATGGGCTCTCTTCGAACGCAACGCCTTAGCGTCACTGAACGTGAAGGTCAAAGAGCACGGAAAGATGCCCGACCTCGTCATCTACCTGCCAGACCGCAACTGGCTCGTGCTCCTAGAGGCGGCCAGCTCACACGGTCCCGTTGACTCCAAACGACAAGCCGAACTCGCTAATTTATTCGCAGGCTCGACGGCAGGGCTCGTGTACATCTCCTGCTTCCCCGACCGAGCCGAGTTCCGCAAGTATGTCGACAAGCTCGCTTGGGAGTCCGAAGTCTGGTGCGCAGATCACCCCACC
- a CDS encoding Eco57I restriction-modification methylase domain-containing protein gives MNLLRFAESERVAALKGLDARTQSELGQHFTPIAAAQLIASMPRLPASGTLRMLDPGAGSGVLTAALASRVLAEQPELSIEIVAVECDPVVLPNLQATLSACERAGGGRVRTEIIEADFILDTVGLGASLNLDGQFDLVIENPPYGKLAVSSTRRAAMRAAGIDVPNLYAAFLSLSVTALREGGQVVAITPRSFFNGPYFGAFRAHLLDSIALDRVHVFDSRSTVFADTGVLQENVIFAGTRGAIPGVVELSVSHNHADTSCAHKVSSRNVAYEEVVFPNDPHRFIRLATDANDTAVAEIVLSQPCSLTDLGLQVSTGRVVDFRSRHALSAVNRPGAVPLVYPGNLRDGGVLWPRKIRKPQWFHPNDDKDRKMLLPEGWYTIVKRFSAKEERRRIVASFWSPLDNPGEVAFENHLNVFHVNGQGLDEDLAKGISVWLNSSVIDKFFRTFSGHTQVNATDLRTLRFPSGATLRALGCNTAVSQIEVDSLIMKLIAA, from the coding sequence ATGAATCTTCTGCGTTTCGCCGAGAGCGAGCGAGTTGCCGCCCTCAAAGGACTTGATGCGCGCACCCAGAGCGAGCTTGGACAGCACTTCACGCCCATAGCAGCGGCTCAGCTGATCGCATCAATGCCTCGCTTACCCGCATCTGGGACTCTACGTATGCTTGATCCTGGTGCGGGCTCCGGTGTGCTCACCGCAGCGCTTGCAAGCCGTGTACTGGCGGAGCAGCCGGAGTTGTCGATTGAAATTGTCGCTGTTGAGTGCGACCCGGTCGTGTTGCCAAACCTCCAGGCCACACTTTCTGCGTGCGAACGGGCTGGTGGAGGACGGGTCCGCACTGAGATCATTGAAGCAGACTTCATTCTTGATACCGTCGGCTTGGGTGCTTCACTCAACCTGGATGGTCAGTTCGACCTCGTGATCGAGAATCCCCCATATGGGAAACTAGCGGTGTCAAGCACACGTCGAGCTGCTATGCGCGCCGCTGGAATCGATGTACCGAATCTTTATGCAGCTTTTCTTTCCTTGTCCGTTACGGCCCTTCGGGAAGGTGGACAGGTTGTAGCGATCACTCCACGCTCGTTCTTCAACGGCCCTTACTTCGGCGCATTTCGTGCTCACTTACTTGATTCAATCGCGCTCGATCGTGTTCATGTTTTCGATTCCCGCTCCACAGTATTCGCAGACACCGGTGTCCTCCAAGAGAACGTAATCTTCGCAGGAACGCGTGGCGCAATCCCTGGGGTCGTTGAGCTCTCGGTTAGCCACAACCATGCTGACACATCCTGTGCCCACAAAGTCTCGTCCCGCAACGTTGCCTATGAGGAGGTCGTCTTCCCAAACGACCCCCACCGATTCATCCGCCTAGCCACAGATGCCAACGACACAGCTGTCGCCGAAATAGTACTCTCTCAACCTTGTTCTTTGACCGATCTTGGTCTTCAGGTCTCCACTGGCCGGGTAGTGGACTTCCGGTCACGTCATGCGTTGAGTGCCGTCAACCGGCCAGGCGCCGTACCACTGGTTTATCCCGGCAACCTCCGAGACGGAGGCGTACTCTGGCCGCGAAAAATTCGCAAGCCACAATGGTTCCACCCCAATGATGACAAGGATCGCAAGATGCTACTGCCGGAGGGCTGGTACACGATCGTCAAGCGATTCAGCGCGAAGGAGGAACGCCGACGGATCGTTGCTTCATTCTGGTCACCTCTGGACAACCCTGGGGAGGTGGCATTTGAGAACCACCTCAACGTCTTCCACGTCAATGGTCAAGGCCTCGACGAAGACCTCGCCAAGGGCATCAGCGTGTGGCTCAACTCGTCCGTGATCGACAAATTCTTTCGCACCTTCTCTGGTCACACCCAAGTCAACGCCACCGACCTACGAACCTTACGATTCCCCTCAGGAGCCACATTGCGCGCGCTTGGATGTAACACGGCTGTCTCCCAGATCGAAGTAGACTCCTTGATCATGAAGTTGATCGCCGCATGA
- a CDS encoding HXXEE domain-containing protein: protein MKFLLRHWFDIGGVIVIPVLLWAWLGNLPTVQLILVLNLAVILIHQFEEYRFPGGEPWVLNEVLCETLWRMPKKDVPADRLPTNQLSCIWINLAAWVFYLLPTLFPNQVWLGLAPILAGFPAQFIAHGIITNRRLRTFYNPGLGAVVLGHLPLAVWYLIEVYQQGIIHWWDWVLGLLLLGFFTGVIMQLIGFRILAPLGAEKHHYDPDEYNRWDRERRLTRAGITPRPTET, encoded by the coding sequence ATGAAGTTTCTGTTGCGTCACTGGTTCGACATTGGCGGGGTGATCGTCATCCCCGTCCTGTTATGGGCATGGCTCGGCAACCTCCCGACCGTACAGCTCATCCTGGTGCTGAACCTCGCCGTCATCCTCATCCACCAGTTCGAGGAGTACCGGTTCCCCGGCGGCGAGCCCTGGGTCCTGAACGAGGTGCTGTGCGAGACGTTGTGGAGGATGCCGAAGAAGGACGTGCCCGCCGACCGGCTCCCCACAAACCAGCTCAGCTGTATCTGGATCAACCTGGCAGCCTGGGTCTTCTACCTTCTTCCGACGCTCTTCCCCAATCAGGTCTGGCTAGGGCTTGCGCCCATATTGGCGGGTTTTCCCGCGCAGTTCATCGCCCACGGCATCATCACGAATCGCAGGCTGAGGACCTTCTACAACCCCGGGCTTGGCGCCGTCGTCCTCGGGCACCTGCCCCTCGCGGTCTGGTACCTCATCGAGGTCTATCAGCAGGGCATCATCCACTGGTGGGACTGGGTCCTCGGGCTTCTCCTGCTCGGATTCTTCACGGGAGTCATCATGCAGCTCATCGGCTTCCGCATCCTCGCTCCCCTCGGCGCGGAGAAACACCATTACGACCCCGACGAGTACAACCGGTGGGACCGCGAACGTCGTCTCACCCGGGCAGGCATCACGCCTAGGCCCACAGAAACGTAA
- a CDS encoding TetR/AcrR family transcriptional regulator — protein MSTTGKRTGRPAGGGDNRAVILAAARQEFAAAGFRGATLRSIAKRAGVDVALLSHYFGNKDGLFAATLELPDGVGDALVQAVSGPERGLGERVTRWYLGMWERPETREQMQVLARSALGNDVAGARMRDLLTGVIHRPGLAVLDENPEGVGLAMAHLVGAALVRYVIRLPPVADMDFETLVARTAPAVQLHLTGRSS, from the coding sequence ATGAGCACTACGGGCAAGCGCACAGGACGTCCGGCCGGAGGCGGCGACAACCGGGCCGTGATCCTGGCTGCGGCGCGCCAGGAGTTCGCGGCGGCTGGTTTCCGGGGGGCGACGCTGCGGTCGATCGCGAAGCGGGCTGGCGTGGACGTCGCGTTGCTGTCGCACTACTTCGGCAACAAGGACGGCCTGTTCGCTGCGACCCTGGAACTTCCGGACGGCGTCGGTGACGCCCTGGTGCAGGCAGTGTCCGGCCCTGAGCGAGGGCTGGGGGAGCGGGTCACCAGGTGGTACCTGGGCATGTGGGAGCGCCCGGAGACCAGGGAGCAGATGCAGGTGCTTGCGCGTTCCGCGCTCGGCAATGACGTGGCAGGCGCCCGGATGCGTGACCTGCTCACCGGGGTGATTCACCGTCCTGGCCTGGCTGTGTTGGATGAGAACCCAGAGGGAGTGGGACTGGCCATGGCGCATCTTGTCGGGGCCGCGCTGGTGCGCTACGTGATCCGGTTGCCGCCGGTCGCTGACATGGACTTCGAGACGCTCGTAGCTCGCACTGCGCCGGCAGTCCAGCTTCACTTAACCGGTCGTTCCAGCTGA